The Methanobacteriaceae archaeon genome has a window encoding:
- a CDS encoding heavy-metal-associated domain-containing protein, translating into MSEKEIKVVGMHCPSCVTAVELCLKDVDGIDDAKADLDTGITKITLSADVSDADINEAVEEAGFKIE; encoded by the coding sequence ATGTCTGAAAAAGAAATTAAAGTTGTCGGTATGCACTGCCCTTCATGTGTAACTGCAGTGGAATTATGCTTAAAAGATGTTGACGGAATCGATGATGCAAAAGCAGATTTAGATACTGGTATAACCAAAATCACCTTATCTGCTGATGTAAGCGATGCAGACATCAACGAAGCAGTTGAAGAAGCAGGATTTAAAATTGAATAA